The nucleotide sequence CGGGATCACGTCGAAGATCTTCGACGACAGTCCGGGGATGCCGCGCGCCCGGTCGTGCCGCTCGTCGAGGAAATCGAGCGAAATGTTGAACTGGTGGATTCCCGCGTCCCAGAGCGACCTGGCGCGCTCGGCAGTGAGCATTCCACCGTGGGTTATCAGCGTCGAATACTGCACGCGTACCGCGCCGTCCACGGCCGCAACGATGTCCTCGAGATCGCGGCGCAGGGTCGGCTCGCCGCCGGTGTAGGTGATCATCATCGGGTTGAAGAACTTCGCGGCGTCCACGAAGCTCTCGAGCTCGTGCGCGCGGGCTGACGGCTCGGTCTTCCAGTAGTCGCAGAAGCCGCAGCGCGCGTTGCACCGCAGGGTCACCTCGAAATGGACGAGAACGGGCTTTTTCACGACGCTCAGATACGCATACTTCGCCAGGAACACGGGCACGTGCCATGGACGGAACTTGCTCGAGAGCATCTACTCTCGCATCGGCAGATCGATCCCGTGCGCTGCGGCGGTGGCGATGGCGGTCTCGTATCCGGCGTCGGCATGGCGGGCGACTCCGATTCCCGGATCGTTGGTGAGCACGCGCTCCAGTCGCGCGCGCATCTCCGGCGTTCCGTCGGCGACGATCACCTGCCCGGCGTGCAGCGAGTTGCCGATGCCGACGCCACCGCCGTGGTGGAACGACACCCACGAGGCGCCGCTCGCCACGTTGAGCAGCGCGTTCAGGATCGGCCAGTCGGCGATTGCGTCGCTGCCGTCGAGCATTCCCTCCGTCTCGCGGAACGGTGAGGCGACGCTGCCGGTGTCGAGATGATCGCGGCCGATGACGATCGGCGCCGATATCTCGCCTGACGCGACGAGGTCGTTGAGCGCGACGCCGAACCGCGCGCGCTCGCCCTGCCCCAGCCAGCAGATTCGTGCCGGCAGTCCCTGGAAGCTGATTCTCTCGCGCGCCAGCGTTATCCAGCGCCGGAGATGCTCGTCATGCGGAAACAGCTCGAGAACGAGATCGTCGGTGCGCGCGATGTCGCGCGGATCTCCCGACAGAGCCACCCACCGGAACGGGCCCTTCCCTTCGCAGAAGAGCGGCCGCACATACTCGGGAACGAATCCGGGAATCCGGAACGCATCGCGAAGTCCGGCGTCGAATGCGACGGTGCGAATGTTGTTGCCGTAGTCGAAGGTGATGGCGCCGCGGCTCTGCATCTCCAGCATCGCCGTTACGTGGACGACCGCCGAGGCGGTCGAGAGCTCGACATAGCGCACGGGATCCGCGTCGCGGAGCGCGAGCGCCTCATTGAGCGGCATCCCCGCCGGGACGTAGCCGTTGAGCATGTCGTGCGCGCTCGTCTGATCGGTCAGCACGTCGGGCACGATTCCCCGCGACGCTATCGCCGGCAGAATATCGGCGGCGTTGCCTACGAGGCCGACCGAAAGCGCGGTGCCGGACGAGCGTGCCTCGTCAATCCAGTCGAGCGCTTCGTCGAGCCGGGACGTCTTGCGGTCGCAGTACTTCGTCTCGATGCGCCTGTCCACGCGCGACTCGTCCACTTCCACAGCGAGCACCGCTGCGCCCTGCATCGTCGCCGCGAGCGGCTGCGCTCCTCCCATTCCACCGAGCCCCGAGGTCAGAACGAATCGTCCGCTCAACGAGCCGCCGAAATGCTTTCGCGCGACCGATCCGAGCGTCTCGTAAGTCCCTTGCACGATGCCCTGCGAGCCGATGTAGATCCACGATCCCGCGGTCATCTGCCCGTACATCGTGAGGCCTTGCTGCTCGAGCGCGCGGAACTTGTCCCACGTCGCCCAGCGCCCGACAAGATTGCTGTTGGCGATGAGCACGCGGGGCGCCGACGGGGTCGTGCGGAACACGCCGACGGGCTTGCCGCTCTGCACCAGCAGCGTTTCGTCGTTCTCCAGCCGTCTCAGCGTCCTGACGATCGCATCGAACGATTCCCAGTTTCGCGCTGCTTTCCCAGTCCCACCGTAAACCACCAGGTCCTCGGGCCGCTCGGCGACGTCGGGGTCGAGGTTGTTCATCAGCATCCGGAGGGCGGCTTCCTGGTGCCAACCCTTGCACGAGATGGTCGAGCCGCGCGGCGCGTGCAGCGGCGCGCGGTGGGCCCGCGCCGCATCGGGCGCGAGGCCGGGCCCGGCGACGTCAGTCATTTCGATCTCCTCTGAACACACCAGCGCCGATCGCGTCGGCGAGGGTTTCGATATCGGGGCTGAGTACGCGATCGCCTTCGAGGGGCCGCACGATCTCTCGAACCGCCGCGTGCGCGGGCGACACGCCTCGACCGGGCTTCAATGGCGCCCGATAGTCGAGGCCCTGCGCTGCGCACATCAGCTCGATGGCGAGAACGTTTCGCACATTGTTGACCACACGCCGCGCTTTCCATGCCGCGCCCATGGACATCGGCACGACGTCCTCGCGATTTCCGTCGGTCGGGATCGTGTCCACCGTCGCCGGATGCGACAACACCTTGCACTCGCTGGCAAGCGCCGCAGCCGTGACCTGCGCCATCATGAAGCCGGAATTCACGCCCGCCTCGCGGGTGAGAAATGCGGGGAGCCCCTGGTTGAAATCAGGATGCACGAGCCGGTCAATGCGGCGCTCGGCGATCGTCGCGAGGTTCGTCATGACGATCGCCAGCATGTCGAGCGCGAGCCCGACGGCCTGGCCGTGGAAATTGCCCCCGCTCAGCGTCTCACCATTCGCGAAGACGAGAGGATTGTCGGTGGCGGCGTTCAGCTCGCGGGTGACGATGCCTTCGATCCAGTCGAGCGCGTCCTTCACCGGCCCGTGCACCTGAGGCATGCAGCGCAGGCAGTAGGCGTCCTGTACTCGCGGATCCCCATAACGGTGGGATTCCCTGAGCTCACTGTCGGCGAGCAGCTCGCGCAGCAGCGTCGCCGACGATGACTGGCCGGTCTGCCCGCGGGCATCGTGAATCCGCGGATCGAATGCGACAGGCGTGCCGAGAAGGGCCTCGAGCGACATCGCGCCGGCGACATGGGCCGTTCGCCAGAGCGTCATCGCGTCGTGAAGGGCCAGCGCGGCGATCGCGGTGTGCGCCTGCGTACCATTGATGAGAGTGATCCCTTCCTTGGGCCCTAGCGTCACCGGCTCCAGGCCATGCGCGCGCAGAACTTCCGTTGCGTCGCGCTCCGGCGCGCCGTTCGCCGACAGCGTCCCTTCACCGATGAGGGCGACGCCGAGCGCGGCGAGAGGGGCGAGGTCACCGCTGGCGCCGACGCTTCCCTGCTCGTGGATGGGCGGATGCAGGCCGGCATTCAGCATGCCGAGCAGCAGATCCACCAGCTCCGGGCGGCCACCGGAGAATCCCTTGGCGAGGACGTTCGCGCGGAGAAGCATCATTGCCCGCACCTCGCGCTCGGGCAGGTACGGTCCGACACCCGCAGCGTGACTCCTCACGAGATTGACCTGCAGCTCGGCCAGCCGGTGGCGAGGTATCGCAATCTCGGAAAGCTTGCCGAATCCCGTCGTCACGCCGTACACGACGTCCCCGCGCTCGACGATCCCGGCGACCACTTTCTGCGTCTCCATCATCCGTCCGCGCGCCGCAGGCGCCAGCTCGACGCGTGCGCGGTCCACCGCCACCGCACGGACTGCTTCGATTGTCAGGCTCTCGCCATCGAGCCGGACTGTTCCAGCTTGTGAGGTCATGTGCAAAGTCGAGGGCATCGCCTACTGGTTGGACTGTCGGTAGCTCTGACGGTCGTAGTCGAACTTGATGTCGGGCTGCGCGTTCAGGGCGATAAAGAAATTGAACGCGAAGTTTCCATTGGGCGAGCGGGTGAAGGCGAAGATCGAGCGCCAGTCGTGCAACTCGCGTTGCAGCGTGACCGCATGACTGGCGAACTGGTGCTCGCGGAAATCGTAGTTGGTGCCCCAGCTCGCCGACCACTTGGGGGTGATGTGGAAGCTCATCTGCGACCCGAGCGTCTCGCGAGGCGGCACTCTCACGAATGGCCCTCCGGCGGTGAGACGGCCGATCGGCTCGGCTCCGACTGGATTTGTGTTCTGCTGCTGGATGCAGGCGTCGTAGGTGAACGGCGAATTGACGTAAGGCGCGCATTTGTCGCGCGGGTCTATCACGATGACCTGCCCGTTGCCGACGGGCGGACGCTGGCGGTTCGAGCTGAACGTGAACGCGGCCTGCCATGCGCCAGCAGTCGGTACCGCGAACTGCCTGTTGCGCACCGACGTCCCCGCTATCGGGGTGGATGCGACGCGCTGCTCCAGCGCATCCGTCGGGCCCCTCTCCAGACGCTCGGTCTGTGGGGATCCCTGTGGAACGGCGCGTCCGAAGATTCGCGTCAGCGCGCCGAAGATCCCGGAGCTGCCGTTCAGACTGAATGATGCGTCTATGGATGTCCGGTATGGCTTGAACCTGGACGTGTCGCTGAGGACGCTGCCCTGGAACAGCGAGTACTGCATCCCCATTCTGAATCCGGGGAGCAGATCGGAGTTGAATTCCGCACCGAAGTTTTCGGTGGTGAAGCCGGAATGGCCGGTGACGCGCTTGCGCTCGAAGTCGTAGCTGAGCGGAGTGAACCCCACGCCGAGCAGCTTGACCTTGCGCGCCTCGGCGGCGCGCGACGTGTCCTTCGCTTTCATCTTCGCCTCGAGAGTCTGCGACAGTTGCAGCGTCACCTGATTCGCCGCCAGGTCGCCGAGGTAGCCGCGCGGATCGATGTTGAGCGCGGAGAGAAACTCCGGGTTGACCTTCGCCGCCGGCGCGTAAGAGTAGCTGATCTGCGGCGACAGCGAGTGGCGGAACCTGCTGACTCCGAAAATTCCCGGGAAAAGGCCGAAGAACGTCGGCGACGAAGAGAGCCCGTACGTGAGGCGTTTCGACTGATGGACGTAGCGTCCGCCCGTCTGCTCGGTGCGCAGCCAGTAGGCGCGGGGATCGACGTTGTTGATCCCGATGCTCGGTGAGAGCTTCAAGGTCGTCGGTAGAAGCTGAGGCAGGCTGAACCCCGTCTGGAAATCAATCTCGGTGCTGTACGTCCGGGCGAAGATCCTGTCAGTCTTCTGCGACGGATCATCCTGATTGATCACGGCGATGCGGACAGGTGTGTCGTTCTCCTGGTCGGAGACACGGACGCTGTTGCTGAGACTGAAGCCGAAGATCTTGAGCGGCGTCGTAAAGCCGAGCGACGTCGCCCGCGCGTCACTCTTGAGGCGCGTACTGTCGAGCACTCCGCCGACCCTGGTGTAGCGGTAGGCGAATTCGCCGTTCCGGTCCACCTTGAATTGCTGCTGGTTGCTGACATTGAGCGACGGAGTCCAGTCCAGCCAGCTGGCGAGAGCCAGCGTCGGCGTGCTGATGCTGAAGTTCGGGAAATCCTGCGTGATCTCGTCGCGCCCGGGGTACTGTCGCCGGCTTCCGCCGATGCTGAACGACGCCGGCCCGAACTGCTGCTGATATGAGGCGCGGCTCTGAATGGTCGCCAGCACCTGTTGCGGATCGAAGCTGTTGCGGCGCTGGAGCGAAGTATTCTTGACGTAGTTGATGTCGGTCGTCAGATGGGTCGTCTGCGAGAAGTCCTGCTGGTGCGCCCACGACAGCGCGAGGTTGCGGTTGCCATCGCGCTGCCAGAGGCGCGAGACGCCGATTCGGCCTGTCAGAAAGCGATCGAGCCACCGGTATCGCCATTCTCCGTTTACTCGAAGCCAGCCCGGGTCGCTCACCGACGACGCAGCGCCGCTTCGCCAGTCGAGCGACACCTGCGTGTCCATGTAATCGCTGAATGCAAAGTAGTAGCCGACGTTGTCCACATGCCGGCGGTACGACGGGCTGTTGCGGAAGATCTCGTTTACGCCGAATCGCGGTGTCAGGATGCCGCTGCGTCTGCCCGACCGCATGTCCTGGAAGATGAACGGCAGCCAGAACACGGGCACATCTCCGAGATAGAGAATCGCCGGCCGCGCGACAAGCAGGTTCCTGGAGACGAGCTTGATCTCCTTCGACTGGAAGTGGTAGTCGGGAATCGAGTCGTCGCAGCTGGTGATGGATCCGTTGCGGGCGTAGAACCTGGTGGGGCTGCCGCCGGTGGTGTCGTTGACGAATCCCGCCGCTGCGCCGAAAACGAACCACTTTTCGCCGCTCTCCACCTGCGTGCTGATGTTGGTGACCGTGCCACGCCTCGATTCGACGTTGTAGCGCATCTGGCCGAGCGCGACCACGTCCGCTCCGCCGCGCGATGGATCGCGCAGCACCAGCGTATCGCCGCGGGCAAGCACGATCTTTGTGGAGTCGTTGTAGATGATGGTGTCGCCGATGAGTATCGTGCCACCGCGACCGACTCCCGCCGGTCCGCCTTCCATGTACAGCGTTCGCGACCTGGCGTCGAACGTGACTTTCACTCCCTGATAGCGCGTCACGCTGTAGCCGGGGCGCGCGAGCAGCGTGGAGGTCATGGAATCGGCGTCCGCCCACTTGATCAGCTCGTGCGCGCGTGCCGAGTCCGCGCGCGTCGAGTCGCCCGCCCTGCTGGTGTCGGCAGAGCTGCGCCCCGCGACCGGACGCTGCGGTCGGGGGCCCACCTGCGCACCGGCGGTCGCCGCTGCAAAAAGCGCCAGCAGCACGAGCGCCCTCTTCACGCGTTCACGCCCAGTCTGCGCGGCTCGCGCGGCGGAACCTCCGTGCGCGTGCGGGCTTCGCGCTCGCGTTGTTCCTCGAGCGCCGCCTCCCGCTCGCGCTTTCGGCGCTTTCGCGTGACCATGTACGACAGGATGATTCCCAGCTCGAACAGGAAATACAGCGGCCCGGAGAGGGCGATCAGCGTCGTCGGACTGGCGTCGGGGGTGATGAACGCCGCCGCCACTACGCAGACGACGATGGCGTGCCGGCGGTACTTCGTCAGCGTCTTCGGATTGATGATCCCGAGCGCGGAGAGAAGCAGAATGCCGATCGGCAGCTCGAACGCCAGGCCGAACGCCAGCATCATGCTGAAGGCGAAGTCGAAA is from Gemmatimonadaceae bacterium and encodes:
- the hutU gene encoding urocanate hydratase, whose amino-acid sequence is MTDVAGPGLAPDAARAHRAPLHAPRGSTISCKGWHQEAALRMLMNNLDPDVAERPEDLVVYGGTGKAARNWESFDAIVRTLRRLENDETLLVQSGKPVGVFRTTPSAPRVLIANSNLVGRWATWDKFRALEQQGLTMYGQMTAGSWIYIGSQGIVQGTYETLGSVARKHFGGSLSGRFVLTSGLGGMGGAQPLAATMQGAAVLAVEVDESRVDRRIETKYCDRKTSRLDEALDWIDEARSSGTALSVGLVGNAADILPAIASRGIVPDVLTDQTSAHDMLNGYVPAGMPLNEALALRDADPVRYVELSTASAVVHVTAMLEMQSRGAITFDYGNNIRTVAFDAGLRDAFRIPGFVPEYVRPLFCEGKGPFRWVALSGDPRDIARTDDLVLELFPHDEHLRRWITLARERISFQGLPARICWLGQGERARFGVALNDLVASGEISAPIVIGRDHLDTGSVASPFRETEGMLDGSDAIADWPILNALLNVASGASWVSFHHGGGVGIGNSLHAGQVIVADGTPEMRARLERVLTNDPGIGVARHADAGYETAIATAAAHGIDLPMRE
- the hutH gene encoding histidine ammonia-lyase, translating into MTSQAGTVRLDGESLTIEAVRAVAVDRARVELAPAARGRMMETQKVVAGIVERGDVVYGVTTGFGKLSEIAIPRHRLAELQVNLVRSHAAGVGPYLPEREVRAMMLLRANVLAKGFSGGRPELVDLLLGMLNAGLHPPIHEQGSVGASGDLAPLAALGVALIGEGTLSANGAPERDATEVLRAHGLEPVTLGPKEGITLINGTQAHTAIAALALHDAMTLWRTAHVAGAMSLEALLGTPVAFDPRIHDARGQTGQSSSATLLRELLADSELRESHRYGDPRVQDAYCLRCMPQVHGPVKDALDWIEGIVTRELNAATDNPLVFANGETLSGGNFHGQAVGLALDMLAIVMTNLATIAERRIDRLVHPDFNQGLPAFLTREAGVNSGFMMAQVTAAALASECKVLSHPATVDTIPTDGNREDVVPMSMGAAWKARRVVNNVRNVLAIELMCAAQGLDYRAPLKPGRGVSPAHAAVREIVRPLEGDRVLSPDIETLADAIGAGVFRGDRND
- a CDS encoding putative LPS assembly protein LptD, whose translation is MKRALVLLALFAAATAGAQVGPRPQRPVAGRSSADTSRAGDSTRADSARAHELIKWADADSMTSTLLARPGYSVTRYQGVKVTFDARSRTLYMEGGPAGVGRGGTILIGDTIIYNDSTKIVLARGDTLVLRDPSRGGADVVALGQMRYNVESRRGTVTNISTQVESGEKWFVFGAAAGFVNDTTGGSPTRFYARNGSITSCDDSIPDYHFQSKEIKLVSRNLLVARPAILYLGDVPVFWLPFIFQDMRSGRRSGILTPRFGVNEIFRNSPSYRRHVDNVGYYFAFSDYMDTQVSLDWRSGAASSVSDPGWLRVNGEWRYRWLDRFLTGRIGVSRLWQRDGNRNLALSWAHQQDFSQTTHLTTDINYVKNTSLQRRNSFDPQQVLATIQSRASYQQQFGPASFSIGGSRRQYPGRDEITQDFPNFSISTPTLALASWLDWTPSLNVSNQQQFKVDRNGEFAYRYTRVGGVLDSTRLKSDARATSLGFTTPLKIFGFSLSNSVRVSDQENDTPVRIAVINQDDPSQKTDRIFARTYSTEIDFQTGFSLPQLLPTTLKLSPSIGINNVDPRAYWLRTEQTGGRYVHQSKRLTYGLSSSPTFFGLFPGIFGVSRFRHSLSPQISYSYAPAAKVNPEFLSALNIDPRGYLGDLAANQVTLQLSQTLEAKMKAKDTSRAAEARKVKLLGVGFTPLSYDFERKRVTGHSGFTTENFGAEFNSDLLPGFRMGMQYSLFQGSVLSDTSRFKPYRTSIDASFSLNGSSGIFGALTRIFGRAVPQGSPQTERLERGPTDALEQRVASTPIAGTSVRNRQFAVPTAGAWQAAFTFSSNRQRPPVGNGQVIVIDPRDKCAPYVNSPFTYDACIQQQNTNPVGAEPIGRLTAGGPFVRVPPRETLGSQMSFHITPKWSASWGTNYDFREHQFASHAVTLQRELHDWRSIFAFTRSPNGNFAFNFFIALNAQPDIKFDYDRQSYRQSNQ